One genomic window of Tenacibaculum tangerinum includes the following:
- a CDS encoding four helix bundle protein → MNTSKRHNYKNLKIWQLGLEIANDISDVLVELPKHERYYLSSQMSRCSVSMPSNIAEGSANTNKSFSNYLNIALGSSFELGTQLLVAFHRKYINQETLTILEEKIEEFQRMTMSFQNTLT, encoded by the coding sequence ATGAACACTAGCAAAAGACATAATTATAAAAATTTAAAGATTTGGCAACTAGGATTAGAAATTGCAAATGACATTTCTGATGTATTAGTAGAGTTGCCAAAACATGAACGTTATTATTTGTCTTCTCAAATGAGTAGGTGTTCTGTTTCTATGCCTAGTAATATTGCGGAAGGTTCAGCAAATACCAATAAATCATTTAGCAACTATTTAAATATTGCTTTAGGTTCTTCTTTTGAACTAGGCACACAATTACTAGTTGCTTTCCATAGAAAATATATTAACCAAGAAACATTAACAATACTTGAAGAAAAAATAGAAGAATTTCAAAGAATGACAATGAGTTTTCAAAATACTCTTACCTAG